The following are from one region of the Noviherbaspirillum sedimenti genome:
- a CDS encoding IS110 family transposase has product MYATTVAVDLAKSVFQLAVADAHWRVTEQLRLTRSQFEKWFINRAVSLVVMEACGSAHHWGRWLNSLGIEVKLLPAAYIRAYVKRNKTDAADACALLEAARCADIIPVKVKSIEQQALQGLHRTRSLWMGTCTARINALRGFCREFGISVAAGSRNGLEQISRVLADPYSAVPGLIRGTMTLLVEEIRLLEVRIAQLERELTELAKQSPACTTLLSIPGIGLLTATAMVAATSGQVSHFKDARHFASWFGLTPKEHSSGSTRHLGRISKRGDRYLRMLLTHGARSVLRAASVAHAAGRQIDGLRHWALTVQGRTNHNKAACALANKLARICYAALRDGEPYTGMVTRMNKKIERTAYAMPA; this is encoded by the coding sequence ATGTATGCTACTACCGTGGCCGTTGATCTGGCCAAATCCGTCTTTCAACTTGCCGTGGCCGATGCCCACTGGCGTGTCACCGAGCAACTTCGGCTTACCCGCAGTCAATTCGAAAAATGGTTCATCAACCGCGCGGTATCCCTGGTCGTCATGGAAGCCTGCGGCTCGGCCCATCATTGGGGACGTTGGCTCAACAGCCTGGGCATCGAAGTCAAGCTGCTGCCGGCGGCTTACATCCGCGCCTACGTCAAGCGCAACAAGACCGATGCCGCCGATGCCTGCGCCCTGCTGGAAGCTGCCCGCTGCGCCGACATCATCCCCGTCAAGGTCAAATCCATCGAACAGCAAGCCTTGCAAGGCCTGCACCGGACCCGTTCGCTCTGGATGGGCACCTGCACCGCGCGCATCAATGCCTTGCGCGGTTTCTGTCGGGAGTTCGGCATTTCCGTTGCGGCTGGAAGCCGCAACGGCCTGGAACAAATCAGTCGCGTCCTGGCCGATCCCTATTCCGCCGTGCCTGGCTTGATCCGTGGCACGATGACGCTGCTGGTGGAGGAAATCCGCCTGCTCGAAGTCCGCATTGCCCAGCTCGAACGTGAACTCACCGAACTGGCCAAACAGTCGCCTGCGTGCACCACGCTCCTGTCGATTCCCGGCATCGGCTTGCTCACCGCGACCGCCATGGTGGCGGCCACCAGCGGCCAGGTCAGCCACTTCAAGGATGCGCGCCATTTCGCCAGCTGGTTTGGCCTCACGCCCAAGGAACACTCGTCCGGCAGCACGCGGCATCTCGGGCGCATTTCCAAGCGCGGTGATCGTTACCTGCGCATGCTGCTCACCCATGGGGCGCGGTCGGTATTGAGAGCGGCCAGTGTGGCGCATGCGGCCGGACGACAGATCGACGGCTTGCGGCACTGGGCGTTGACGGTCCAGGGCCGCACCAACCACAACAAGGCAGCCTGCGCCCTGGCCAACAAGCTGGCGCGCATTTGCTATGCCGCGCTCAGGGATGGCGAACCTTATACCGGCATGGTGACGCGCATGAACAAGAAAATCGAACGCACCGCGTATGCGATGCCGGCATGA
- a CDS encoding Txe/YoeB family addiction module toxin, whose product MKLIFSETAWEDYVYWQKTDKKVLNRTNELIKAIMRTPFEGIGKPEPLKHGFAGYWSRRINDEHRIIYKVQDDSLLIAQCRYHY is encoded by the coding sequence TTGAAACTTATCTTTTCCGAAACCGCCTGGGAAGATTACGTCTACTGGCAGAAAACTGACAAAAAAGTGCTCAATCGAACAAATGAACTAATTAAGGCGATTATGCGCACACCGTTTGAAGGAATCGGAAAACCTGAACCTCTCAAACATGGCTTTGCAGGATATTGGTCAAGAAGAATCAATGACGAACATCGAATCATTTACAAAGTACAAGACGACTCTTTGTTAATCGCTCAATGCAGGTACCATTACTGA
- the yefM gene encoding YoeB-YefM toxin-antitoxin system antitoxin YefM has translation MDAISYTAARQNLAKTMDKVCLDHEPIIITRNNEQSVVMMSLEDFKALEETAYLLRSPKNARRLLESIAQLESGKGTQQELLD, from the coding sequence ATGGACGCCATTTCATATACCGCCGCTCGGCAAAACCTAGCCAAAACAATGGATAAGGTTTGCCTTGATCACGAGCCTATCATTATTACCAGAAACAACGAACAATCTGTTGTCATGATGTCACTTGAGGACTTCAAAGCCCTTGAAGAGACAGCCTATCTCTTGCGTAGTCCCAAGAACGCACGCCGCCTGTTGGAATCAATAGCACAACTCGAAAGCGGCAAAGGAACTCAGCAGGAGCTGCTCGATTGA
- the adh gene encoding aldehyde dehydrogenase, protein MNLADISKLGIKSPFKQRYDNYIGGKFIVPVKGEYFQNITPITGQPFCEIARSTAEDIELALDAAHAARAAWGKTSLTERANILNKIADRMEANLELIATAETIDNGKPIRETMAADIPLAIDHFRYFAGCIRAQEGSVAQIDSETYAYHFHEPLGVVGQIIPWNFPILMAVWKLAPALAAGNCVVLKPAEQTPASIMVLIELIGDLLPPGVLNIVNGFGLEAGKPLATSKRIAKIAFTGETGTGRLIMQYAAQNLIPVTLELGGKSPNIFFADVMDADDDYFDKCLEGFAMFALNQGEVCTCPSRVLVQESIYEKFMERAIARVAAIKQGNPLDSSTMIGAQASNEQMEKILSYMDIGRQEGAEVLIGGEQHRLSGDLAGGYYVKPTVFAGNNKMRIFQEEIFGPVVSVTTFKDEADALAIANDTLYGLGAGLWTRDGSRAFRVGRAIQAGRVWTNCYHLYPAHAAFGGYKQSGIGRETHKMMLEHYQQTKNLLVSYSPKALGFF, encoded by the coding sequence ATGAATTTGGCAGACATCAGCAAACTCGGCATCAAGAGCCCGTTCAAGCAACGCTACGACAATTACATTGGCGGCAAATTCATTGTGCCGGTGAAGGGCGAATACTTCCAGAACATCACCCCGATCACCGGTCAGCCCTTCTGCGAAATCGCCCGTTCCACCGCCGAAGATATCGAACTGGCGCTGGACGCCGCCCACGCCGCCCGCGCTGCATGGGGCAAGACTTCGCTGACCGAGCGCGCCAACATCCTCAACAAGATCGCCGATCGCATGGAAGCGAATCTGGAATTGATCGCCACAGCCGAGACCATCGACAATGGCAAGCCGATCCGCGAAACCATGGCTGCCGATATCCCGCTGGCGATCGATCATTTCCGCTATTTCGCCGGCTGTATCCGCGCCCAGGAAGGCAGCGTCGCGCAAATCGATTCTGAAACCTACGCCTATCACTTCCATGAGCCGCTTGGCGTCGTTGGGCAGATCATCCCGTGGAATTTCCCGATTCTGATGGCTGTCTGGAAGCTGGCGCCTGCGCTTGCCGCCGGCAACTGCGTGGTCCTGAAGCCTGCCGAGCAGACGCCCGCATCGATCATGGTGCTGATCGAACTGATCGGCGACTTGCTGCCGCCGGGCGTGCTCAATATTGTCAACGGCTTTGGCCTGGAAGCCGGCAAGCCGCTGGCCACCAGCAAGCGTATCGCCAAGATTGCCTTTACGGGCGAGACCGGCACCGGCCGACTGATCATGCAATACGCTGCGCAAAACCTCATTCCGGTGACGCTGGAGCTGGGCGGTAAATCGCCCAACATCTTCTTTGCCGACGTCATGGACGCCGATGACGATTACTTCGACAAGTGCCTGGAAGGCTTTGCCATGTTTGCGCTGAACCAGGGGGAAGTCTGCACGTGCCCGTCGCGCGTGCTGGTGCAGGAATCCATCTACGAAAAGTTCATGGAGCGCGCCATTGCGCGCGTGGCCGCCATCAAGCAGGGCAATCCGCTGGACAGCAGCACCATGATCGGTGCCCAGGCTTCCAATGAACAGATGGAAAAAATCCTGTCCTACATGGATATCGGCCGCCAGGAAGGCGCCGAGGTCCTGATCGGCGGCGAACAGCACCGCCTCTCCGGCGATCTGGCCGGTGGCTACTATGTCAAGCCGACTGTTTTTGCCGGCAACAACAAGATGCGCATTTTCCAGGAAGAGATCTTCGGACCGGTGGTGTCGGTGACCACCTTCAAGGATGAAGCCGATGCGCTGGCGATCGCCAATGACACGCTGTACGGACTGGGCGCGGGCTTGTGGACACGCGACGGTTCGCGCGCGTTCCGCGTCGGCCGCGCCATCCAGGCTGGCCGCGTCTGGACCAACTGCTATCACCTGTACCCGGCCCATGCGGCTTTCGGTGGCTACAAGCAGTCGGGCATTGGCCGTGAAACGCACAAGATGATGCTGGAGCACTATCAGCAAACGAAAAATCTGCTGGTCAGCTATAGCCCGAAGGCACTGGGCTTCTTCTAG
- a CDS encoding PQQ-dependent methanol/ethanol family dehydrogenase — translation MQKQFKISVIGAALAVSFASAAVHAAGVTDAMIENDAKAPNNVLSWGMGQQGQRYSPLTQINTRTVSQLVPAWSFSFGGEKQRGQEAQPVIYNGKMFVTASYSRIYALDVKTGAKLWKYEHRLPDGIMPCCDVINRGAALYDNLVIFATLDAQLVALNQDTGEVVWKEKIDDYQAGYSASAAPLIAKGLLLTGVSGGEFGVIGRVEARNPRTGELVWVRPMVEGHMGYKYDKDGKAIENGISGTTNATWPGDLWKSGGAATWLGGTYDASTGLAYFGTGNPAPWNSHLRPGDNLYSASTVAIDIATGQIKWHYQTTPNDGWDFDGVNEFVTFDMNGKRMGGKADRNGFFYVIDAKNGKLQNAFPFVNKITWASSIDLKTGRPNFTPEGRPGDPTKGQDGKKGKTVFSAPSFLGGKNQMPMAYSPKTKLFYVPANEWGMDIWNEPVAYKKGAAYLGAGFTIKPLYDDYIGVMRAVDPKSGKIAWEVKNNAPLWGGAMATAGDLVFYGTPEGFLKAVDAKSGKEMWKFQTGSGVVAPPVTWKEGDTQYVAVVSGWGGAVPLWGGEVAKKVNFLEQGGSVWVFKLAGK, via the coding sequence ATGCAGAAGCAATTCAAAATTTCCGTGATCGGCGCCGCACTGGCGGTATCGTTCGCGTCAGCCGCAGTACATGCCGCAGGCGTGACCGATGCGATGATTGAAAACGATGCCAAGGCGCCGAACAATGTGCTGTCGTGGGGGATGGGTCAGCAGGGCCAGCGTTATTCTCCGCTCACCCAGATCAATACCAGGACCGTCTCGCAACTGGTGCCGGCATGGTCGTTTTCGTTCGGCGGCGAAAAACAGCGCGGCCAGGAAGCGCAGCCGGTCATCTATAACGGCAAGATGTTCGTCACTGCATCTTACTCGCGCATTTATGCGCTGGATGTAAAGACCGGCGCCAAACTGTGGAAGTACGAGCACCGCCTGCCGGACGGCATCATGCCTTGCTGCGACGTTATCAACCGCGGCGCAGCGCTGTACGACAACCTGGTGATCTTCGCCACGCTCGATGCGCAACTGGTGGCCCTGAACCAGGACACCGGCGAAGTCGTCTGGAAGGAAAAGATCGATGACTACCAGGCTGGCTATTCGGCTTCGGCGGCGCCGCTGATTGCCAAGGGCTTGCTCTTGACCGGCGTCTCCGGCGGTGAATTCGGCGTGATCGGCCGGGTCGAGGCGCGCAATCCGCGCACCGGTGAACTGGTCTGGGTGCGGCCAATGGTCGAAGGCCACATGGGCTACAAGTACGACAAGGATGGCAAAGCAATCGAGAACGGCATTTCCGGCACTACCAATGCCACCTGGCCGGGCGACCTGTGGAAATCCGGCGGTGCCGCCACCTGGCTCGGCGGAACATATGATGCTTCCACCGGCCTGGCCTATTTCGGCACCGGCAATCCGGCGCCATGGAACAGTCATCTGCGTCCCGGCGACAACCTGTATTCGGCCTCGACGGTCGCCATCGATATCGCCACCGGCCAGATCAAGTGGCATTACCAGACCACGCCCAATGACGGCTGGGATTTCGACGGTGTCAATGAATTCGTCACCTTCGACATGAACGGCAAACGCATGGGCGGCAAGGCCGACCGCAACGGTTTTTTCTACGTGATCGATGCCAAGAATGGCAAATTGCAGAACGCCTTCCCGTTCGTCAACAAGATCACCTGGGCTTCCAGCATCGACTTGAAGACCGGCCGGCCGAACTTCACTCCGGAAGGCCGCCCGGGCGACCCGACCAAGGGGCAGGATGGCAAGAAGGGCAAGACCGTGTTTTCCGCACCGTCTTTCCTGGGCGGAAAAAACCAGATGCCGATGGCATACAGCCCGAAGACCAAGCTGTTCTATGTGCCGGCCAACGAGTGGGGCATGGATATCTGGAACGAGCCGGTCGCCTACAAGAAGGGCGCCGCCTATCTGGGCGCAGGCTTCACCATCAAGCCCTTGTATGACGACTATATCGGCGTCATGCGTGCGGTCGATCCGAAGAGCGGCAAGATCGCCTGGGAAGTCAAGAACAATGCGCCGCTGTGGGGTGGTGCGATGGCCACCGCCGGCGACCTGGTGTTCTACGGCACGCCGGAAGGCTTCCTGAAAGCGGTCGACGCCAAGTCCGGCAAGGAAATGTGGAAGTTCCAGACCGGCTCCGGCGTGGTCGCGCCGCCGGTTACCTGGAAAGAAGGCGACACGCAATACGTCGCGGTGGTTTCCGGTTGGGGCGGCGCCGTGCCGCTGTGGGGTGGTGAAGTCGCCAAAAAGGTGAACTTCCTGGAACAGGGCGGCTCGGTCTGGGTGTTCAAGCTGGCCGGCAAGTGA
- a CDS encoding beta-propeller fold lactonase family protein, giving the protein MTSSPTLPRLAAALQLAWPLLCAPALAAPFAYVPNEKSGTVSIIDTASDSVIGEIAAGSRPRGIAIDPARGALFITDATARTLLVIDTAERRVLRQAPLGASPEGVSLSPDRKLVAAAVEEGNSVALRNAVNGAHIADIKVEGHNPEHAVFSPDGRELYVSAEDAEQIDVIDVAKQRQVASIAVGRRPRGIGFLPDGSRAYVACELADTVYAIDVASRKVVATIAAGKSANGIVVHPDGKRVYVSNGRDATVMVIDTASNMVVNTIAVGKRPWNMALTPDGNKLYVANGRSNSVSVIDTRTGRVISEIMVGELPWGVAIR; this is encoded by the coding sequence ATGACATCCTCCCCCACATTGCCGCGCCTGGCCGCCGCCCTGCAACTGGCCTGGCCGCTGTTGTGCGCGCCGGCGCTGGCCGCGCCGTTCGCCTACGTGCCGAATGAAAAATCCGGCACGGTGAGCATCATCGATACCGCAAGCGACTCGGTGATCGGCGAGATTGCTGCCGGCAGCCGGCCGCGCGGCATCGCGATCGACCCTGCCCGGGGTGCCCTGTTCATCACCGATGCCACCGCCCGCACGCTGCTGGTGATCGATACAGCCGAACGGCGGGTGCTGCGGCAGGCGCCGCTGGGCGCGTCGCCCGAAGGTGTGAGTCTCTCGCCAGATCGCAAACTGGTAGCCGCCGCCGTCGAGGAAGGCAATAGCGTGGCGCTGCGGAATGCAGTTAACGGCGCGCACATCGCCGACATCAAGGTCGAAGGACACAACCCGGAACATGCGGTATTTTCCCCCGATGGCCGCGAGCTCTACGTCAGCGCCGAAGATGCCGAGCAGATCGACGTCATCGACGTCGCCAAGCAGCGCCAGGTGGCGTCGATCGCGGTCGGCCGGCGCCCGCGCGGCATCGGCTTTCTGCCCGACGGCAGTCGCGCCTATGTCGCCTGCGAACTGGCCGACACGGTGTATGCGATCGACGTCGCCAGCCGCAAGGTAGTCGCCACGATTGCCGCCGGCAAGAGCGCCAACGGCATTGTGGTCCACCCCGACGGCAAACGGGTATATGTCTCCAACGGCCGCGACGCCACGGTCATGGTGATCGATACCGCCAGCAACATGGTGGTCAACACCATCGCTGTCGGCAAGCGCCCGTGGAACATGGCGCTCACACCCGACGGCAACAAACTGTATGTCGCCAACGGCCGCTCCAACAGTGTGTCGGTGATCGATACCAGGACCGGGCGCGTCATCTCCGAGATCATGGTCGGCGAATTGCCCTGGGGAGTGGCGATCCGGTAA
- the pqqE gene encoding pyrroloquinoline quinone biosynthesis protein PqqE codes for MSSAGAVEPGAAGQSAAARPPLWLLAELTYRCPLHCVFCYNPLNYAENRNELTTAQWIDVMRQARALGAAQLGFSGGEPLLRDDLEELIAEGRRLGYYTNLITSGIGLTEARIARMKELGLDHIQLSFQDSTREMNDFLTSTKTFDLKSRVAKLIKQYDYPMVLNVVLHRYNLDHVGRIIDMALEMGVEYLELANTQYYGWALANRAQLLPTREQLVRAESVVNDYRARIGKQMRILFVVPDYFEERPKACMNGWGSVFLAIAADGAALPCHAARSLPGFDFPNVTQQDLRAIWYDSDAFNRYRGDSWMKEPCRTCPEKEKDFGGCRCQALALTGAADNADPVCAKSPYHDQVKNIVLQAQQSKTATANPQPLLFRSDANSLRNSHGDRQNPTPPVLPPHSRGPAHR; via the coding sequence TTGTCTAGCGCCGGCGCAGTCGAACCCGGCGCCGCCGGACAGAGCGCAGCCGCCAGGCCGCCCTTGTGGCTGCTGGCCGAGCTGACCTACCGTTGCCCGCTGCATTGCGTGTTTTGCTACAACCCGTTGAACTATGCCGAAAACCGCAATGAATTGACCACCGCGCAGTGGATCGACGTCATGCGCCAGGCGCGCGCGCTCGGCGCCGCCCAGCTCGGCTTTTCCGGCGGCGAGCCATTGTTGCGCGACGACCTGGAAGAATTGATCGCCGAAGGGCGCCGGCTAGGCTACTACACCAACCTGATCACGTCCGGCATCGGCCTGACCGAGGCGCGCATTGCGCGCATGAAGGAGCTCGGCCTGGACCACATCCAGTTGTCGTTCCAGGACTCGACCCGCGAAATGAACGATTTCCTGACCAGCACCAAGACCTTCGACTTGAAGTCGCGCGTGGCGAAATTGATCAAGCAATATGACTACCCGATGGTCTTGAACGTGGTGCTGCACCGCTACAACCTCGACCATGTCGGCCGCATCATCGACATGGCGCTGGAAATGGGCGTCGAATACCTGGAACTGGCCAATACCCAGTACTACGGCTGGGCGCTGGCCAACCGCGCGCAGCTGCTGCCTACGCGCGAACAGCTGGTGCGCGCGGAAAGCGTGGTCAACGACTATCGCGCCAGAATCGGCAAGCAAATGCGCATTCTGTTCGTGGTCCCGGATTATTTCGAAGAACGCCCAAAGGCATGCATGAACGGCTGGGGCTCGGTGTTTCTGGCGATCGCCGCCGATGGCGCGGCGCTGCCCTGTCACGCGGCCAGATCGCTGCCCGGCTTCGATTTTCCGAACGTGACGCAACAGGACTTGCGCGCCATCTGGTACGACAGCGACGCCTTCAACCGCTACCGCGGCGATTCGTGGATGAAGGAACCGTGCCGCACCTGCCCCGAAAAAGAAAAGGATTTCGGCGGCTGCCGCTGCCAGGCACTGGCTCTGACCGGTGCCGCCGACAATGCCGACCCTGTGTGCGCCAAATCGCCCTACCATGATCAGGTCAAAAACATCGTCCTGCAGGCGCAGCAGTCGAAAACTGCGACGGCGAACCCGCAGCCTCTGCTGTTTCGCAGCGATGCAAACTCCCTGAGAAACAGTCACGGCGACCGGCAAAATCCCACGCCACCCGTGCTTCCGCCGCATTCACGCGGGCCTGCCCATCGGTGA
- the pqqD gene encoding pyrroloquinoline quinone biosynthesis peptide chaperone PqqD → MNALPATPKLSRLFRLQWEPSQNNYVLLYPEGMVKLNQSAAEILKRCDGARDIPMIVGDLEQTFSTTGLSGQVNDFLQSAHQRGWLV, encoded by the coding sequence ATGAATGCCCTGCCCGCCACGCCAAAGCTCTCCCGGCTGTTTCGCCTGCAATGGGAACCGTCGCAAAACAATTATGTCTTGCTGTACCCGGAAGGCATGGTCAAACTGAACCAGAGCGCCGCCGAAATCCTGAAACGCTGTGACGGCGCGCGCGACATCCCAATGATCGTCGGCGACCTGGAACAGACGTTTTCCACCACCGGCTTGTCCGGGCAAGTCAACGATTTCCTGCAATCCGCCCACCAGCGAGGCTGGCTTGTCTAG
- the pqqC gene encoding pyrroloquinoline-quinone synthase PqqC, which yields MNTAIQDDAGAEQPWSRAEFERRLRARGEAYHIHHPFNVSMREGRLSTEQIRGWVANRFYYQVKIPQKDGAIIANCPDRETRRKWVLRILDHDGWEDNPGGIEAWTRLGEAVGIKRDLLWSQKLVAPGVRFAVDAYVNFARSAPWQEAVCSSLTEMFAPKIHQDRLATWPQHYPWIEPTGLQYFRSRISLAERDVVHGLQVTLDHFTTRTQQERALDILQFKLDVLWSISDAIALAYP from the coding sequence ATGAACACCGCCATCCAGGACGACGCCGGCGCCGAACAACCGTGGAGCCGCGCCGAATTCGAGCGCCGTCTGCGCGCCAGGGGCGAGGCCTATCACATTCACCACCCCTTCAATGTCAGCATGCGCGAAGGGCGCCTCAGCACCGAGCAGATCCGCGGCTGGGTTGCCAACCGCTTTTACTATCAGGTCAAGATCCCGCAAAAGGATGGCGCCATCATCGCCAATTGCCCGGACCGCGAAACGCGCAGGAAATGGGTGCTGCGCATCCTCGACCACGACGGCTGGGAAGACAACCCGGGCGGCATCGAAGCCTGGACCCGGCTGGGCGAGGCAGTCGGCATCAAGCGCGACTTGTTGTGGTCGCAAAAGCTGGTGGCGCCGGGCGTGCGATTCGCGGTCGACGCCTACGTCAATTTCGCCCGCAGCGCGCCGTGGCAGGAAGCAGTGTGCTCGTCGCTGACCGAGATGTTCGCGCCGAAAATCCACCAGGACCGGCTCGCCACCTGGCCGCAGCATTACCCGTGGATCGAGCCGACAGGATTGCAATACTTCCGCAGCCGCATTTCGCTGGCCGAGCGCGACGTGGTACACGGCTTGCAAGTCACGCTGGATCATTTCACGACGCGCACCCAACAGGAGCGCGCGCTGGACATCCTGCAATTCAAGCTCGACGTGCTGTGGTCGATCTCGGACGCGATTGCGCTGGCATATCCGTGA
- the pqqB gene encoding pyrroloquinoline quinone biosynthesis protein PqqB, with product MKIIVLGSSAGGGFPQWNCNCRNCAGVRTGAIRAQARTQSSIAVSNNGSDWLLINASPDILTQIRATPALQPQRHARDTGIKAVLLMDAQIDHVTGLLMLREGAPIPLYCTPSVWDDLTDGLPLVPVLSHYCGVHWHPVSATSGDGDGDAFQVPALDGIRFTPLALLSKAPPYSPHREQPLPGDNLGLLIEDTATGKRLFYAPGLGQIEPHVQAAMQEADCVLVDGTLWTADEMIRQGFSKKMAADMGHLPLSGAGGMIELLDAIGRQRKILIHINNTNPILDEDSAERAHLAQRGIEVAFDGMEITL from the coding sequence ATGAAAATCATCGTACTGGGATCGTCCGCCGGCGGTGGCTTCCCGCAGTGGAATTGCAATTGTCGCAATTGCGCGGGCGTGCGCACCGGCGCCATCCGGGCGCAAGCGCGCACGCAATCATCTATCGCGGTGTCGAACAATGGCAGCGACTGGCTCTTGATCAATGCCTCACCCGACATCCTGACGCAAATCAGGGCCACACCGGCATTACAGCCGCAGCGCCACGCGCGCGACACCGGCATCAAGGCAGTGCTGCTGATGGATGCGCAGATCGACCATGTCACGGGTCTGTTGATGCTGCGCGAAGGCGCGCCGATCCCGCTGTACTGCACGCCTTCGGTGTGGGACGACCTGACCGACGGTTTGCCGCTGGTGCCGGTGCTGTCGCATTACTGCGGCGTGCACTGGCATCCGGTATCGGCGACCAGCGGTGACGGTGACGGCGACGCCTTCCAGGTGCCGGCGCTTGACGGCATCCGCTTTACCCCGCTGGCTTTGCTGAGCAAGGCGCCGCCGTATTCGCCGCACCGCGAACAGCCGCTACCGGGTGACAATCTTGGCCTCTTGATCGAAGACACCGCGACCGGCAAGCGCCTGTTCTATGCGCCGGGGCTGGGCCAGATCGAGCCGCATGTGCAAGCTGCGATGCAAGAGGCCGACTGCGTGCTGGTCGACGGCACTTTGTGGACCGCCGACGAAATGATCCGCCAGGGATTTTCGAAAAAAATGGCGGCTGACATGGGCCACCTGCCCCTGTCCGGTGCCGGCGGCATGATCGAGCTGCTCGACGCCATCGGCAGGCAGCGCAAGATTCTCATCCATATCAACAATACCAACCCGATCCTCGACGAGGATTCCGCCGAGCGCGCGCACCTTGCGCAGCGCGGCATCGAGGTCGCCTTCGACGGCATGGAGATCACCTTATGA
- the pqqA gene encoding pyrroloquinoline quinone precursor peptide PqqA: MQWTKPEFTDWRFGFEITMYIANR; encoded by the coding sequence ATGCAATGGACCAAACCCGAATTCACCGACTGGCGCTTCGGCTTTGAAATCACGATGTACATCGCCAACCGTTAA
- a CDS encoding alpha/beta fold hydrolase, with product MPEQTRVPFCESHITVGGGHRLHCAQYGEPSAPAAVVLHGGPGSGCKPAMLEWFDLSRQRVVLFDQRGAGNSVPQGETAHNQTAHLVEDIERLRIRLRIPRWLVVGGSWGATLALCYAGRYPAAVQGLVLRGVFLASAREVDRFFHSLQADVPDAWARLTAGWSAAQQRDVLQFLTQLLQNGTHEQRSDATRRWHDYEEAIMRRMTASTVQPGQLAISRPTSGCSRPTSPESASAQQVAKYRLQAHYLSQACFTSERALFRCARRAAHIPTILIHGTHDLVCPPENAQRLKRFMPHADLRWVQNGTHTPADPTIRAALCLAIRDLM from the coding sequence ATGCCGGAGCAAACCAGGGTGCCCTTTTGCGAAAGCCATATCACGGTCGGCGGTGGCCATCGCCTGCATTGCGCCCAATATGGCGAACCGTCCGCGCCGGCGGCGGTAGTGCTGCACGGCGGTCCCGGCAGCGGCTGCAAGCCGGCGATGCTGGAATGGTTCGATCTTTCGCGCCAGCGCGTGGTGCTGTTCGATCAGCGCGGCGCCGGCAACAGTGTGCCGCAAGGCGAAACCGCGCACAATCAAACCGCGCATCTGGTCGAGGATATCGAACGCCTGCGCATCCGCTTGCGCATTCCGCGCTGGCTGGTGGTCGGCGGATCGTGGGGCGCGACGCTTGCCCTGTGTTATGCCGGGCGCTATCCGGCGGCTGTGCAAGGCCTGGTGCTGCGCGGTGTATTTCTGGCAAGCGCACGCGAGGTCGACCGTTTTTTTCATTCGCTGCAAGCTGACGTGCCTGATGCCTGGGCTCGCCTCACTGCCGGTTGGTCCGCGGCGCAACAGCGCGATGTGCTCCAATTCCTGACACAGCTGTTACAAAACGGAACACATGAACAGCGCAGCGATGCAACCCGCCGCTGGCACGATTATGAAGAAGCGATCATGCGCCGGATGACTGCTTCGACTGTGCAGCCGGGGCAGCTTGCGATTTCGCGTCCGACTTCTGGTTGCTCAAGGCCGACGTCGCCAGAGAGTGCTTCGGCGCAGCAGGTGGCGAAATATCGCTTGCAGGCGCATTACCTGTCGCAGGCTTGTTTCACCAGCGAACGCGCGCTGTTTCGCTGTGCGCGGCGCGCCGCGCACATTCCGACCATCCTGATCCACGGCACGCACGATCTGGTATGTCCGCCTGAAAATGCGCAACGCTTGAAACGCTTCATGCCGCATGCCGACTTGCGCTGGGTGCAAAACGGCACGCACACGCCTGCCGATCCGACGATCCGGGCGGCGCTGTGTCTGGCGATCAGGGATTTGATGTAA